One Bacillus horti DNA segment encodes these proteins:
- the cysK gene encoding cysteine synthase A produces the protein MRVANSITDLIGQTPLVKLNRLVGSEDADVYLKLEFANPGSSVKDRIALAMIEDAEQRGVLSKDTTIIEPTSGNTGIGLAMVAAAKGYKTILVMPDTMSLERRNLLRAYGAELVLTPGAEGMKGAIKKATELAEENQNYFMPQQFNNPANPRVHELTTGKELVEQAGDQLDAFISGIGTGGTITGAGKVLKEKYPSIQIVAVEPKDSPVLSGGKPGPHKIQGIGAGFAPEILDTEIYDEIITVANEEAFEVGRRLAKEEGILGGISSGAAVSAALQVAKRLGKGKKVIAIVPSNGERYLSTALFQFEE, from the coding sequence ATGCGTGTTGCGAATTCCATTACTGATTTAATCGGACAGACGCCTTTGGTTAAACTAAATCGCTTAGTAGGTTCTGAGGATGCTGACGTTTATTTGAAGCTTGAATTTGCCAATCCCGGAAGCAGTGTGAAGGATCGTATAGCGTTAGCGATGATTGAAGATGCTGAGCAAAGAGGTGTGTTGTCGAAGGACACGACGATCATAGAGCCAACCAGTGGAAATACGGGAATTGGATTAGCTATGGTTGCTGCAGCTAAAGGCTATAAAACGATTCTAGTTATGCCAGATACAATGAGCTTAGAGCGTCGGAATTTACTCCGTGCTTATGGAGCAGAGCTTGTCTTAACACCTGGAGCTGAAGGAATGAAAGGCGCTATCAAGAAAGCGACGGAGCTTGCTGAAGAAAATCAGAATTATTTCATGCCTCAGCAATTTAATAACCCTGCTAACCCACGGGTTCATGAGCTGACAACAGGAAAAGAGCTAGTGGAGCAAGCTGGAGATCAATTGGATGCGTTTATTTCTGGAATTGGGACAGGTGGAACCATTACGGGAGCAGGAAAAGTGTTAAAAGAGAAATACCCTTCTATTCAGATCGTGGCCGTTGAGCCGAAGGATTCTCCTGTGCTTTCAGGAGGTAAACCCGGACCGCACAAGATTCAAGGTATTGGTGCAGGCTTTGCCCCTGAGATATTAGATACAGAGATATATGATGAAATTATAACGGTAGCTAATGAAGAAGCGTTCGAGGTAGGAAGAAGGCTGGCCAAGGAGGAAGGAATTTTAGGGGGAATTTCCTCTGGTGCCGCGGTATCTGCTGCCTTACAGGTCGCAAAGCGATTAGGCAAAGGAAAAAAGGTTATAGCTATTGTGCCTAGTAATGGCGAGCGTTACTTAAGCACAGCTTTATTTCAATTTGAGGAATAA